TATTCCCGGGCAGAGCGTGTTCTCCCCAGGCAGCGCCGTCCGCTCCAAACGCTCCGACCTGGGTGCGTGCGTCAGCAGAATGCTCCCCCTCCCGCCGTGCAGAGTTCAGCCCCGGGAATCAATGGCTGGGACAGCTCAACAGAAACACGGGTGCGTGCGGCGCACGTGTGAGGAGAATCCCAGGGCGTTAAGCGTGAGGACGGAGTAggacggggtgtgtgtggtgtaaatgtgtgttcgTGTTAACCTGCCGTTTGTCTCATCGGAGGTCCTGCTGAGCCTGGACTCTTTCTCCTATGCCCCATGTCTTGTGAGCAGCGCTTTTGTTGACCTCTGGGTCATCAGGGCCCTGCTGATCGACCTTGGCACTTCCTGACCTCCAGGGGATTTAGGGCATTCAGCCAGACTGTGTGAGGAGGCCTGTAGGGGTTAGCTGGGCTAGGCTCAGTCCTGTGCCAGATGACTGgtcttgtgattttgtgtgtgtgtgtgtgtgtgtgtgtgtgaaagggagagagatcAGGTGATTCTTCAGGAACTCTTGTGCTTAAAGGCTTGTGCTAAACTGTTAAAggcaaatattttatttattttttaatgtaatATTTGTATGCTATTCCttgtcaggttttttttttttttttttttacttttacacaaATATGTGTATAAATATGGATGTACACTGTATACTGCTCTTTCTTTGTTCATAAATTCGTTATGTTAATACAGGCTAATGCAGAATACACTCCCACCTACTCTTCCACACACCTCGTCTGTACTGAGGGAGACGTCCCCAGGGTCACAGTGCAGGCTCCACTCTCCTCTCTACAGTATTTTTCCCCCTTTCATAGCCGAGTCACTTGCAGTCTGCCTGCTTTTTAATGTTTCTATGGACTTTAACACAGTTCTCTGCCCACCTCCAGTCTGGGAGGCCCAGGGCCCGTATGCTGCCTCCGTGCTACGTCCACGCTGCTGCTCTGTGTCACGGGACGGCACGTCGTGCTCGCGGGAGAGTGTTGAATGCCAAATCATGCATGCGTGACCGGGTGGATGCACACGATTGGCTGCTGTTGCTCTGCTGCTAGCCAATCAACGTGGACAGAGTTGGTCTGTGGTCCTTCCAAGCCAATGAGGGCATGACCAGTTTTGCTGATGCATGTTCTTTACCACAAAGGCTGGGAGTAATAGCTGGGAGTAATAGCTGGGAGTAATAGCTGGGAGTAATAGCTGGGAGTAATAGCTGGGAGTAGAACTTTGGCCCTGGTGATGGGGCCAAAGATTTTTGGACAGGCACTACATTttttatacataaatatataatagaGAGAGATTGTGACCCTAGCTGCTTGAGGCAGCGGAACACTCCTTGTGTACagacaccccctcctcccccctccccccccccccccccccccctcctctcagtCTCTGCGGCTGAATTAATTAATCTCTTGCTCTGCCAACGAGGCTGCATTCCCATGAGCCATTTAATAACACCCTTGACagacacccacatgcacacgtaCTGGCACACGTGGTTATGGACTCAGGTTTTGTGGGGTTTTTTCCCCCCTGCAATCTTATTCACACTTGGGCTTTCCCCTCCTGTCTGAGACGGCAGCAGTGCCACAGTGGAGCATGTGTCcgaggaagggtgtgtgtgtgtgtgtgtgggggggtggggtgaaggagtgtgtgcgtgggtggggGTGAGCGGAGAGCGAGTCTGATTCAGCgtcctcctcctgtctgtccctctggGGTTCCTCCGTCAGGTCATGGCCCAAAAATAGTAGCAGGCGCCGTTTCAAGTGCAAAACCACCGACTTCATGGCCACCGCCAGCCTGCGAGTGTGAGATTTCTATGGGAGTACTTGGccactgtcctgtgtgtgtgtgtgtgtacacgtgtgtgtgtgtgtgtgtgtgtgtgtgtgtgtgtgggattttTTTGTTTAGGTTTTTTCCTCTtccactttttttctctccctcttcccctctgATCTGACTGGCAGATGAGCTCACAGATTTATGCGTAACACATGGGTGCCATGTGAGGACAGTTGAGCGTGTAAATACAagcgcgcgcgtgcacacacatccCCTCTGACTCGGCGGGCAGGggttacacacaaacagattGATTTCTGCATCACCTCACAAGTACACATGCTGCTCATTTAGCACAAGCTTATTTTCCAGCACTGGCTGCTTCGTGTTTTGATGAATGAACGCGGCCATAATTGGAGAAAAGGTGTCCGCTGGACGTCCGGCCAACGCAGCGGTCGTTTTTCACCCTCGTCTCGCTCTCGAGTGGTTTTAGCTGATTAAAGCGCGTCGCCGTTGGGCCTCGGCTATGACGTGGCGCTTGCGTCAAACGAGCGTCCGATCCTTCGCTCACTCTGGCTCCCTTTTCAGGATCTGGGCTCCATCGACGACCTGCCCACGGGCACCGAGGGGGCGTTGAGTCCGGGGGTCAGCACCTCGGGCGTGTCCAGCAGTCAGGGCGAGCAGAGCAACCCCGCCCAGTCGCCCTTCTCCCCACACACCTCGCCCCACATGCCGGGAATccgtggcccctccccctcaccggTGGGCTCGCCCGCCAGTGCCACGCCCTCTCGTACCGGACCCCTCTCACCTGCTGCTGTACCAGGTGGGCAAATGGCCACTTTGATTGTCATAAATTCAAGTGTTGACTGTACTGAGCACTCATTGGTGCGCACATTTACAAGTTTTCAGTAAAGGTTCaggtgaattgtgtgtgtgtgtgtgtgtgtgtgtgtgtgtgtgtgtgtgtgtgtgtgtgtgtgtgtgtgtgtgtgtgtgtgtgtgtgtgtgtgtgtttattgacAAAGCCAGTGATTTTATTGCTCATCAGCCAAATGCTGAGAGAAATGTTGTACATCTCCACCTCAGGAACCCAGATGCCCCCCAGACCTTCCAGTGTTCAGTCAGATGGAATCCTGCATTCTTCCATGGGCCAGTCAGCCATGGGCCAGGACCGAGGTAACACCCCAACCCCCTCTGAGCAGCTGCACGCTCTAGTACTTCTAGTCTAGACTCTACCTGTACGTTTTCTTTCAGTTTATTATGCCTCAGTGTTCCTAACTTGGTAtgtgttatctgtgtgtgtgtgtgtgtggtatctcTTCAGTCTACATGAGGAACCCTCAGATGCCTCCATATGGTTCTCCTCAGCCTGCCTCGGCCTTATCTCCACGTCAGTCGTCTGGAGGCCAAATGCATGCTGGGATGGGCCCATATCCTCAGAACAACTCTATGGGCAACTATGGGCCTCAGGCAGGGCAGTATGGCCCccaaggtgagtgtgtgtgtgtgtgtgtgtgtgagtgtgtgtgtgtgtgtgtgtgtgtgtgtgtgcatgcgatgAATATAAAGGTAGGAGAAGCTTGTAGCCATGTATAGATGCTGGATAACGCAAAACATCCCTGGTGATTATGGAGAATTTAAAGGCAAGTGGTGCGAAAGGACATCTGTGTGGAGCGCGTGCTGACATAGTTCACCGCTCTTCGCTCTAAACCCACTTGGTTTCGCTCTAAACCCGTCATAGCTACCAGAACCCAGCCGCCGCAGCTCGGCCTCCGCAACCAGAGTCTCAGAGTCTCTCTGCTTGGTGCCAAGAGTTTCTCTTCTGTCCCTTCAGAGACCTCGTCTTACTGCGGCTTTAACAGCAGCTAAGAGACGAAACTTGTCTTCAAACCCATCTGCAGCCCAGTTGGCTCGTTAGCTTGGCCAGGCGCCTCGCGAGGAAGCCGAGTTTAGCTGGCGAGCGCGGAGGCTAGCTCTGCTTGGGGCCCAGCAGGCTCGCTGCGTCTGGATTTGCTGCGGAGAAGCGGTGTGTGATGTTGGAAGCAGCAGGAAAATACTCGTGGATGACTCAAGTTTAAAGAGAGGGCAGCTCATGCACGGCGCTCCGGCGCTCCGGCCAGGTGGTTAGGAGAGAGCGTGATGGATGGAGATGTTGAGATAGGAAGGATTGAGTGAGTGCTGAGCCGCTGTAGATCCGTCACACACCCGGTGATCTGGCACTATTTTTGTTTCCTCACCCTTATTTTTCCCCCGTTACCGAACTGTCCCTGTGAAATAGGTAACTTATTGTTTGCCTTTGTGTATTTCCACTTCTCTTTTGGATTCCACCTCTCGGTTCAGAGATGACACACTTCTCTTGTGTCCAGGTTATCCACGGCAAGCGGGCTATGGCACCATGCCCAGCTCTAACTACGCTGGTGGACCAGGCATGGGAGCCACCATGAACCCCATGACAGCGCAGGGAGGAGGGGGTCCGTATGGCGGGATGCCCCCCGGGCGCATGGGGCCGGGGCAGATGGGCGCCAGGCCCTTCGGCCCTGGCATGGCTCCCAACATGGGCGGCATGCCCCCCCAGGTGGCCTCGGGCATGTGCCCCCCTCCTGGCATGAACCGAAAGCCTCAAGATCCAGCCGCGGCGGGCATGCACCACGCCCCGCCCAACTCCATACACAGGTAGCGCACTGGCACACCACACTCCGCACCAACGCTCGGGCACAACACCAACTTCCAAGTGAACAGATTGCTTCCCGTCGTCTGTTGTCGTTGCACAACCTCGGCTTTAGTTGTGAGAATTTtctttttcctcttttttttttttttttttttttttttttttaaatcaatcCTCTACAGCTTCTCCCTGGCTTACGCACAGTCCCCTTGGGCAATCCTCAAGCTTTTCAGCCTTTCAAAAACCCATAAATCttctaaaaatatataaataaataaataaaaattgggAAGCTCGCAGCATGTTTGCTCATCtttgtatgttttgtttattgCGATCCTGTTATGAGCAACAGCAGTATTTGCAAAATGGATTTGTAATTTGGATTGCCGTGCAAAGAAATTCCACGGAAGAGTCCCGAACCGTACTGTTGCATTTTGCTGTTGctgttttacattttaaggGCGGCCCGTGGTTGTACTGAGCACACGTGTTCAGGGTGAAGCTCACGTGGGCTCGGCTGCGGAGTGGAGAGGGAAGATGAGGGCAGGAGTTCAGGGCACAGACTAGCAGGGCCAAGGCAGTACAGACACGGTCAGGACGCAGTTAGGGCCCAGTTCTGCACCGGCGTCCCGCACGAATCGTCCCGGATAGACAGCACAGGCAAAGGAAGAGGGAACAGAAAAGGCAGCATTACGCTATTGACAAGCTCACTCAGTGGCTCAGGGCAGAGAATGAGGTCAGTACAGTGTTCAGTACAGTGTTCAGTACAGTGTTCCAAGTTTGTATTGTGAGGTAAGGACGGTCAGTAGTTCCCCTGAACAACACTGTgaacctctgctctcctcaggCCACCTGGTTACCCAAACATGGCCCAGGGAATGATGGGATCGGGCTCTCCGTACGCCCCGCCCATGAACAGCATGCAGGGCATGATGAACCAGGCGGGACCCTACCCCATGGGTGCCAACATGGCCAACAACTCTGCAGGTGAGCCCAGACCACTGGCGCGTTGCTGTTAAGAGTCTATGAAAAGTGTCATCACCCTGAAAAAGAAACCTTTAGTTTCAACGAGGGTTTGAACTTTACCTGGGTTTACTGGCATTTACATGGACATGACCATCTTCCATTGATTTTCACTATTGAATGGTGAAGTGTGCGTGTAGTGCTTGGATTCATAGTCATTGCTTTTTCAGTTTTTACCACAAGCTCAAATTATATTGAAGTAAATTAAAATCATTTTAGTTTTAATGGCCATTGTAGAATCACTTCAGTTCTTCTTGTTGTTCTTTAACGTTTCTGGACAGAATAACCACAACAATATCTCACATAACCATGATGCCCATTACAAACAGTAATTGGGAAGATGGTGGCTGCTGTTTACACTTTTTTGTGAAGCATTTGAGCACTAGAGGGAGGCGGAGGTCTCTGTTTAGACCAGCAAGAAATGCCTTAAAAACAGAGAGCAGGCCAGTTCGCCCATGTGCGGGACACGCAGACGTGTTCACGTAGAATCACAGTGAATTTAAATGACTCACGGAGACATGGGGCAGGATGACTGAGGGTGGCTGCTTAAGTGGAGAAGGTCGCCAAAGTCCATGATGAAGACTGCAGCGTGTGCTCTGTACGTACGTACGTGGGTCTGGGTCATGGTACATCGGGCTCCATCTCCCGTTGGGGTCTGCTCTGTCGATTTTTAAATGGTCATTATTTCCTTCTTAATGGTCCGCATTTCTTCCGAAATGGAAAGAAAATATTTGCTGTGTCCAGAGCTGTTTGACCTTTGTGCTGCCTATGAAGTGGAGGTCTTGGGCGCAGAGCTGACGTTTATAGCTCGTTTCAGTGATGATGCAAATGTCTTCGTTTCTGACCCACAAGGCTCTCCAAAataaaaccttttaaatggaAGGTGCTAGTTAAATGTCACCTTTTGTTTACTAAAAGAATAATTATTAGCTAGCTGTTATTACTTACTTTATATAACTATGAATGTTCTTTTATCTGAGTCAGTTGTTGACGCACTGTTTTGAAACTGCTCACTTTTGAATATGAAACACCCACTAATGACTGTGGTTGGTAAGGTTAAGCAGTGGTGTCGTACATCATCGTGGGCCTATTTAATGATGAATACGGCCCTCTCGGACGAATGTCGCGAATATGTTATTGTAGATACCTTCTGGTGTGCCATGATTGATTGTGCAACGCACGTGCTTTGCTGAATTATGAAATGCAGATACACAAGGCACATAATCTCTTGCGTCTCAGTTCCAGGTATGGCTCCCAGCCCAGAGTTTGGCATGGAGAAGCTGAACCAGGCTCAGAAGATGAATAACAAAGTCGACGGGACACCTAAAACTGAATCGAAAAAGGTGAGAAGCTGCAGCTGGAGCTGATGAGCGCACGCGTTTCTGGGCTCGTGCGAGTCTCGTTTGTACATCTATTTTTAGAGGGCGCGTTTCTTGTGTTTTTTGCTGCATCATTATCTGCTGTGCTTCATACTGAAGTATTCACAGTAAAGTCCAGTGTTTGGACTGTCATCATCTGTTAAAGTTCACTCCTTATGTTCCAAAGGACAAGCACGCTCAAGGAAATGTCAGATCCATTTGAAAGATCCTGAACGATCTGAGATTGTGGCTACCAAGGCTAGTGGCGTTTCAAGGTCTTTGAGCTTAGTGAACATTTCTGAAAGCGCAGTCCAGAAGTTCTGAAGCCGAGCTCGGTCTCTTGCAGTGTTTAGCCTGTGATGAATTTCCTCTAGGTTTCCACATGGAAGTCGTTTTCCACCTTTTTGGAGGCgtttttttaaagaatgtttTTCCCCCACCCCTCACTTCACCTCTTACCTCATTCCTCCTGTCCGCAGAAGTcgaactcctccaccaccactaatGAGAAGATCACGCGGCTCTACGAGCTGGGCCCAGAACCGGAGAGGAAGCTCTGGGTGGACCGCTACCTGGCCTTCGCCGAGGAGAAGGCCATGGGCATGAGCAACCTGCCCGCCGTGGGCCGCAAGCCCCTCGACCTCTTCCGCCTCTACGTGTCCGTCAAAGAGATCGGCGGCCTGACGCAGGTGAGCGGGCCGAGCGCCCCGGGCTGCCTTTGCCTTCCAGAGCCTCCGGGGAGCTCACGCTACCACAGCGCTGCAGTCCAGTGGCCTCGGGCGACTCTGGATCCAAAGTGTTGGGGGAATGGGAGATTTCGTTCTTCATTTTCattcttccctccctccctgcagGTGAATAAGAACAAGAAGTGGCGGGAACTGGCCACCAACCTCAACGTGGGCACGTCCAGCAGCGCCGCTAGCTCGCTGAAGAAACAGTACATTCAGTGTCTGTACGCCTTCGAGTGCAAGATCGAGCGTGGCGAGGACCCGCCGCCGGACATCTTCTCCAACGACCCCAAAAAGAACCAGCCCAAGATCCAGCCTCCATCTCCAGGTGCGTGGGGAACCCCGTGAGACACCAACCTGACTTCCGCCCTCGTATTTCATGGAGAATGAAAGACCCAGTATTGTCCTTAACGCTTGGCCTCTAGATTTATATTCAGGAATCTTTTGGTTTAGCGAGGAGTCCTGGTCGgattctccctcctcccctttAAGCTTTTTTGCATCACTGTTAGGGAGGTATGTTCTTCTTTGAGTATTCTGTAACGTTTAAACACTCTGGTGTGTAATGGGGTGACTTGAGTGTGCTACAGGTGTTGTGAAGAAGGCATTTTTTACAGAAAGTGACTTACAAGCACAACATGACACTTTATTCTGTTTTTTACTTTAAGCGGCCTCGTTACCACACATAATGTGCTCGTGAACCGCTGTGTTTTATTGAACGACATTAATTCTgatgtaaaatacatttatagatCGTTTATCACCTCCTCTATTAGTTTCCCTGGCTGTAAATCCCTCGTGCTCAGCCGTGTCGTAACGCCGTGGTCGGTGCCCGTGCACGACTGCTCGATGGTGCTTTCATTGCTCGTTGGGAGAATGGTGTTTATGGTCACCAGCGGCACCAGTGCACCGCGGTGCTCGGCGTGTTACTAGCCTCTGGCCCAGCTGGGATATCAGGTGGTTCTTTGGGCCTCCAGCGCTGTGCTGGCTGCACTAGTGCCTGTCAGAATCATTCACGACCATAACTGTTATTGTAGCCCATGGGGGAAGCAGTCGTGTGTTCCACACTGTGACTTAAGGCGGCTGGTCCCCTGCTATAGCACGTAGTATTAATATCAGACCCGTACAGAGGGTCCAACGTGCGGCCTTCAGACTTCCGGGATTGGTGGCGTGTTTGGTGTGAATCGTGTCTGCGCTCTCCTGGCCCGATGGGCACGCTTCCCAGCATTCCTTTAGCCCCGGCAGCCGTAGCGCTGGCTAAGGAAGAAGGGAGCGTGTGAGGAAATAGCGGCCCGAGATCACAGAGGCGGGGGAGGGGCGAGCGGGGAATCCCCCGTGATGTGGAGCACGCCTGTCTGGCAGCAGGTCAGGGGCTCCATGCTGACTCCCACAAACACGGCGCTGTCCTGGAGGGCCGACCCCAGCCACAACATGATGAATGAGGacaaattggggggggggggggtttggatgTTGAGttacacatttttatttatttgtaatctTCTCATCTTTTCTTCCCCTCCTTTTTTGCTTCCTCCCCCTTTTTATCAGTATTTGAGGGAAATCCTTGCCCAGAGGAAAGAGCagggggaggagtgtgtgtgtgtgggtgggtgggtgtgcgggtgtgtgtgtgtgtgtgagagagggagagggagagtgtgaatgagccgtgtgtgtgaagtgtgacaAAAATAAATCCGACCTGgtaatgacccccccccccacgtgtgTACAAGTTAATGAATGGATGCATGACTCATCACCAGCCGTGCCAATGGCGAGCCCTTCAGCTGAGCTCAGGATGGGAAATCACACGTGGCCCATGCCgtctcctcctcacacacacacacacacacacacacacacacacacacacgcatggacaGGCTTATCTCACGCTGACTCCTTGCTCCCCCACAGACACATGCGCGCTAATCCACGGCGGAGCAGCTCCAGGCacatggggggggtggggggggggggggggggagcagctCCAggcacatggggggggggggggggggtcaaaaaCCATCACCCTGTTCTGCTTCTTAAATGGTGattcaccaaacaccacacgTTGGTGCAATTGAATTTAATGTTGgactacacacaaagatgaatCTGGCCTGGTAATGACCTGACCGCTATCTCTCTGGGTTCGGTGCAGCAGGACATTTCTAACAGGACCATCCGTCTCTCTCTGCAGCTGGATCTGGGTCTCTGCAGGGCCCTCAGACTCCCCAGTCAACAAGCAGCTCCATGGCTGAAGGGGGTGACCTGAAACCGCCCACCCCTGCGTCAACACCCCAAAGCCAGATGACTCCTCTGCCTGGCGTAAGGTATGTCCAGAAGGACCTCTATAGGCTTATATCGGTCATTTAAGGTGAAGTTTTAGGAATCGTGTTTTTCATACAGTTTCCAAAAAGCACAAAAGATGTTAAAGGTGAGAGAATGGCGTGTAGTGAAGTGTGTTTGCGCCCTGAAACAGGAGCAGTGTGAATCTTCAGGACCCCTTCACTGATGGCGGGGACCCCGCCTTCCCCAGGCGCAACGCCATGACGCCCAACTCCAGCTTTCAGCCTGGCATGGGTGGCCCGCCCCCAGACCTCATGGGTCGCATGGGGCCCTATGAACCCAGTAAAGATCCTTTCAGTGGAATGAGGAAAGGTGAGAGTGCCGTGTGTTGCGCCTGACGACTTTGGTCCCATgtttagaagtgtgtgtgtgtttgttttttgagtCATGTtctccattaattatattgGCTATTGGTCCTCTTCAGCTCCTGAACAGTTCATGACTCCAGCACAAGGACCCAACAGTGCCATGGGAGAGCAGTATAACCGAGGCCCGCCGGGGCCTATGGGTAATATGCAGATGGGCCAGAGACAGCAGTACCCCTATGCACCAGGATACGACCGAAGGTGCGAATTCATGTTGGGCTTTTTGTCACTGCGTATGATTTGCAACAAAATACCGTAGAGAAAAAGAAGTGAAGTAAATTCTTACGCCGCTTGATGCGTCTCTGCAGACAAGAGCCAGCCGTGGGTCCCGAGGGCAGCATGGGTCCTGGAGCCCCCCAGCCGGGCCTGATGCCCTCCAGCGCCGACACGGGGATGTACTCGCCTAACCGGCCCCAGCAGCAGCAAAggtccacatcactcacaccgtGGTTCTCGTCTTCTGCTAATGTGATCTGTATTattaaaacaaacatacaaaacagCATTTTGTAGCTGTGTGTTGTCTTTTTTAAATTCAGGCATGATTCCTATGGTAATCAATATCCTGGCCAAAGTGCTCCCCCTGGTGGACCGTATCCAAATCAGCAGCCAGGAATGTACCCACAGCAACAGCCGGTTTGTATAACACATTAGAGTCTTTCATTAGTTACGTAACAGTTATGTAACAAGAAATAGTCAAAATAATTTTTGTTAAACAATTGCTAAAATATCACTTTCATTTGATTTATAATTCATAGGTATGGTTTAGTAAATATTTTACAAAATGTCACCCCATGCAGAATTTCACCCAGAAGAGGCCTGTAGACGGTGGCTATGGTCCCCCACCAAAGCGTCATGAGGGGGACATGTATCCATTCAGTGGGCAGCAGCAACAAGTTCCTCAGTCTTCAGGTGGACCGCAGTCCCAGCAGGACATGTACAACCAGTACAACGCATACTCTGGTCCAGATCGACGCCCGCCTGGCCCGCAAAGTCAGTTCCCCTTCGGTTTCAGTCGGGACCGGGGGCCTAACGCCGGCGGCCCGAACTCCCAGTCCTCCATGCCACCTCAGATGATGGGCAGCCCAATGCAGTCTGTCCCCGATGGGCCCCAGGGTGCCATGTGGCAGGGCCGCAATGAGCTCAACTACCCCAACTACCCCAACCAGCAGGGCGGCCCTGGCCTTCCCGCTCAAGCCCAGAGTTACCATCGCTCCGAAGACATGATGTCTTCAGACCCGCGAATTAGTCACGAAGGCCCCTGGCCCGGCCACGTCAACCAGCGGCAGCCGCCCTTCGGGCCCGGAGGCTCTGGCCCGCCCATGTCCAGAACGCTGCAGTCCAACTATCAGCCCTCCCAAAACCACATTCCATCGGTGTCCAGCCCAACGCCCATGCCAAGGCCCGTGGAGAACAGGACGTCGCCTAGCAAGTCCCCCTACATGCACACGGGGATAAAGAAGGCAGGACCTCCGGTCCCGGCCTCGCACATAGCCCCGCCCACCGTGCAGCCTCCCCTCATTAGGAGAGATGTGGCCTTCCCACAAGGCTCTGTGGAGGCTACCCAGCCCGTCCTCAAACCCCGCCGCCGCCTCACCATGAAGGATATCGGTAAGTGAGCGTTCGCTCCGAGGTCCTGTCTCGCCGATGCTTTTGGCTCTTAATGACCTGTGAAAATGATCTGTGAttgatataaataaatttgtagGGACGCCAGAAGCCTGGAGAGTCATGATGTCCCTCAAATCGGGCTTGTTAGCCGAGAGTACGTGGGCTTTGGACACCATCAATATTCTTCTGTATGATGACAGCAGCATTTCTACCTTCAATTTGTGTCAGGTGAGAGTTTTGTGATGATTACAGCACTAAATATATCAGAATTCTTTACTGCATCACAGGCTAAAGTTGGAGATTTGTTAAGACTTTAGTTtgattgttttttctttctcctcctcACCAGCTTCCTGGTTTCCTTGAACTGATAGTGGAATACTTTCGTAAATGCCTCATTGAGATCTTTGGCATCTTGAAAGAATATGAGGTGGGAGATCCCGGCCAGCGCACGCTGATCGACCCGGACGCTGTCGACCCAGAGATGTCTGATGAAGAATGCCCAGAGGTAGAGCAGATGGACGAGGAGGACGAAGAGgacgaggaggatgaggaggtggACAAAATGAGTGATCAGACATCTCAGATCCAGGtgaagaaggagaaagaggaacCTGTGCAGGGCCAGAAATCCAACGAGAAGCCTGAGGATGACGAGGAATGCGAGCCCAGGTCGTCTTCTCCGTTGCAAGACGTCAGCACGCCCCAGGAGAAACCCAAACAAGCCAGCAAGTTTGATAAGCTTCCTATCAAGGTGGTGCGGAAGAAAGACCTGTACGTCATCGGCCGCGCAAACAAGCTGGGCCGGCGACAGGCGTTCGACAGCGGCCTGATTCACTGGAGCGTTGGCGGAGGGGACACCACGGAACACATCCAGACCCACTTTGAGAGCAGGCCTGACCCGCATAAATCCCATAAACCGGTGGCTGTCAACACGGAGCCTCGGAAAAAGGCACCTCCCGTAGGACGGGCCGTGGCCCAAGACCCGGAGAAGGCCCAGTCGAGCCTGCAGGAGCAGCAGGCTGAGTCCCGGGCTCGGCCTTGCCCGGACCAGCCGTCGGAGGACAGGAACACCGCTGCCTGCTCCAGCGCCTCCTCCACCGACTCCTCCAGCATCACGGCCACCGTCGACGACGTGCTGTCGGCCCGGCCCGGCTCAGTGACCGAGGGAGCGGTGCGGGGCAGCGGGGAGAGTGACGAGAAGAACAAGTTCCTGTTGGGCATCGACCTGACGCATCAGAGCGGCGGCCTGAAGATCTTGGAGGACGAACCTCACAGCAAGGACGAGACGCCGCTGTGCACCATGTCCGACTGGCAGGACGCCCTCGCCCGCCGCTGCGTTTGCGTCTCCAACATCGTCCGCAGCCTGTCCTTCATCCCCGGCAATGACCACGAGATGTCCAAGCACCCGGGCCTGCTGCTGACCCTGGGCCGACTTGTGCTGCTGCACCACAGGC
This Brachyhypopomus gauderio isolate BG-103 chromosome 6, BGAUD_0.2, whole genome shotgun sequence DNA region includes the following protein-coding sequences:
- the arid1ab gene encoding AT-rich interactive domain-containing protein 1A isoform X2, whose amino-acid sequence is MRPPGYPNMAQGMMGSGSPYAPPMNSMQGMMNQAGPYPMGANMANNSAVPGMAPSPEFGMEKLNQAQKMNNKVDGTPKTESKKKSNSSTTTNEKITRLYELGPEPERKLWVDRYLAFAEEKAMGMSNLPAVGRKPLDLFRLYVSVKEIGGLTQVNKNKKWRELATNLNVGTSSSAASSLKKQYIQCLYAFECKIERGEDPPPDIFSNDPKKNQPKIQPPSPAGSGSLQGPQTPQSTSSSMAEGGDLKPPTPASTPQSQMTPLPGVRSSVNLQDPFTDGGDPAFPRRNAMTPNSSFQPGMGGPPPDLMGRMGPYEPSKDPFSGMRKAPEQFMTPAQGPNSAMGEQYNRGPPGPMGNMQMGQRQQYPYAPGYDRRQEPAVGPEGSMGPGAPQPGLMPSSADTGMYSPNRPQQQQRHDSYGNQYPGQSAPPGGPYPNQQPGMYPQQQPNFTQKRPVDGGYGPPPKRHEGDMYPFSGQQQQVPQSSGGPQSQQDMYNQYNAYSGPDRRPPGPQSQFPFGFSRDRGPNAGGPNSQSSMPPQMMGSPMQSVPDGPQGAMWQGRNELNYPNYPNQQGGPGLPAQAQSYHRSEDMMSSDPRISHEGPWPGHVNQRQPPFGPGGSGPPMSRTLQSNYQPSQNHIPSVSSPTPMPRPVENRTSPSKSPYMHTGIKKAGPPVPASHIAPPTVQPPLIRRDVAFPQGSVEATQPVLKPRRRLTMKDIGTPEAWRVMMSLKSGLLAESTWALDTINILLYDDSSISTFNLCQLPGFLELIVEYFRKCLIEIFGILKEYEVGDPGQRTLIDPDAVDPEMSDEECPEVEQMDEEDEEDEEDEEVDKMSDQTSQIQVKKEKEEPVQGQKSNEKPEDDEECEPRSSSPLQDVSTPQEKPKQASKFDKLPIKVVRKKDLYVIGRANKLGRRQAFDSGLIHWSVGGGDTTEHIQTHFESRPDPHKSHKPVAVNTEPRKKAPPVGRAVAQDPEKAQSSLQEQQAESRARPCPDQPSEDRNTAACSSASSTDSSSITATVDDVLSARPGSVTEGAVRGSGESDEKNKFLLGIDLTHQSGGLKILEDEPHSKDETPLCTMSDWQDALARRCVCVSNIVRSLSFIPGNDHEMSKHPGLLLTLGRLVLLHHRHPERKQAPVTYEKEEEEDEGVSCERDEWWWDCLEVLRENCLVTLANISGQLDLSIYPESICLPLLDGLLHWAVCPSAEALDPFPSLGLNGALSPQRLVLETLSKLSIQDNNVDLILATPPFSRLEKLYGSLVRLVGDRKVPVCREMAVVLLANLAQGDSLAARAIAVQKGSVGNLLGFLEDSLAATQFQQNQGSLLQMQGAHFEPTSVDMMRRAARALHALAKVEENHSEFTLYESRLLDVSVSPLMNLLVSQVICDVLFLIGQS